In the Necator americanus strain Aroian chromosome X, whole genome shotgun sequence genome, aggatTGTTGAAGcttgaatgttcttcaaatgtagaaatgacgcgaatagaaagaaaactatgaaatctttcgcctaaatttataaaaacgaGAAGGCGTTAGAAAAgtacaattctaattttgcagaaaatgccactactattaattttcattgatcggTGATAGCGAGCAGAGACAACACCACAGAAATTCTggtaatattatatatatatatatatatatacatatatatatatatatatatatatatatatatatatatatatatatatatatatatatatatatatatatatatatatatggggccgcgtatacgagtctgattgctacctgcacgtggtggccctgctttaactaaacgcaatcaggcgttcgagtgtacgcattgggaacgtacgagctatacaacctgcactgttatatggcgaaagcttcccatacattacaaaaaggtgctgtcgtccagcacaccgccaaagcccataacctgaaagttcaactgcctgaagggagcatggaacctttggcaacaaccattcgtttcgtcacgctgaactgccgaacactatcgagtgaactccaacaagccgctctatccagacttctgcgatatctctgtgtgccttttgctacactgcaggaaacacgcatgagagatcggcccgtcatcagcatcgaaaattacaccatatactgcggcggcgctgatgagaacaaagtaggtggctgcgcgatagctgtgaggaacgattacaagaacctggttgaggaatttggctcaacgtcgtctagatgcgcctttttacgactgcgggatcgcagaggaagTAAAGTCTgcatcgtaagtgctcacgcacctactgaaaccgctgaggacaacagtaaggatgccttctatgatgaagtCAATGCGTTGATATCTAAAATACTAAGCCAGCAGGTTCATTATCGggatcgacgcaaatgcgaagatgggattcgaacagcaatccgatgtgctaggaaaatggtaccaTGCAGacgagcgcacgtcggacaacggtgaccgtctggtcgacttgtgcgaacagacgagcctcatcatcgcttccacgcttaagagaaatcatcgacgccatcagctcacgtggcaggggtcaacccttttaatgcctgaagagcagcgcaagcggaagatgaggactcttaagcttcagctcgactacgttctggcaaGGAACATTCTTCAGTCAGATattcgaaaatctagagctgtttgggacgtcgcgttcgactctgaccaccgtccagttcttctcagcttcaagatacggttccagaagagaaaccgaggagttcctcttcaaccgaaaatcgacatggcaggtctgaaagacgatgaatgcagaaaaaaatttcgccaacgtgtgtctattcatgttggagtacggaccaggaagaagcttagcgatgcggagcgagctgaagcttaagagtcctcatcttccgcttgcgctgctcttcaggcgttaaaagggttgacctctgccacgtgagcttcacaaagtgcatccaggacgctgcaagggaaacgctcccggttctattgccgcggaagaagtttgtctttacatctgcggaaacaaaatccacatacagttctgtatgtgtcggaaaggaaaagcgtcttagaaggaagctgcgtcgtcaactgcaacaagaccgcgataacgagtggacgtcaagagcgatgcagtttgagaaggcgtgggaggacaggaacccgcggaaagcctatgctctactaaaacagtatagcggcaaaatgaaaagatgttcccctgtccCCAGCACTGCCAATGGgatagctgtcggtgaagcaatccttcgaatttggaaggaacacttcaagaccttgctgaaccggctagtaccgtcagctcctgaactcgaacacgttcatagaccgacatatgcggttaacgagaagccaccgaccgagtccgaggtcctggtctgtattcaaaaaatgaagaatggaaaatctggcggagacgacgggattagcgcagaaatgctaaaatatctttctccgtctgggattcgtgagatgacaaagatcatccgttcaatatggatagacgaaaggatacctgattcgtggagacacgctatcataattcccctccacaagaagttatccgtcacggaccccaggaattatcgaggaatctctttgctgcgtgttatgtataaggtattggagcgcattatcctgggcCGACtctcgcgaagaaacaacgcgcgacgaggaAGCtagctttcgtcctggccgatctacgactgaccaggtgttcatcgtcaggagagtgatcgaaatcttgcagcggtattcgaagccaatgcaactagcgtttcacGACTTTCGCCTGccttcgactctcctcatcgaggccgtcttctcaacgcgctccgcgccgatggagtaccaggaaagttcgttcgcttgcctgatgacatgaatcagcgaacaactgctgcagttcgaacaccagccggatgtacaacaccgtttgaagtggtaactggagtaagacgaggggcggtggcaggacctttcttgttcaaattcgcaatcgacgacattatgcgaagaacagtcgaccagtgtcctgccgacattgtcttagcaccatcagggtgtcccttgactgacctcgagtacgccaaGGATGTTGCTGTATTCGCCGAAAACAGtgcgaaacttcaacatgttgtcaacctgtatcgaagctggctgcagcctatggactacgcctacgccctgataaatgcaagcagatgtggatctcttcgagacctccaacgggaatcagggtggacggacaaccgatagaactcgtcgatgagttctgctacctaggctgtacgctgaagaacaatggcagctacgagagagatgttaagcaaagatgcgctaaggccacttctgcatttaactccttaacgaaatgcctgtggtcgacccccatcaccaacgaagtcaagctacgagtctacctatccgcaattcgtcccatcatgatgtacggatcggagacttgggcaacaccatcaacggttatggagaagCTTTACTGCACGggacgaaagctgcttagacggctacttggctacttttagggtatgtcacaatgaagatcttttcgCAGAAATTGTTGGATATATTGGTATCCaataaaaaattgttcctGGACAACTGCATCATACAGGGGAAATACGTTCCCATTCGTTTTAGGAAGCGTTCAGCGGAGGTGtcgttttctatttctacacCCATTATGCTATATTCAGTGTTTTTGAGTGTTTCAAGCGTTAGTCTTTCGATTAAGTGTGACATGAATAACTGTTTACTTCTCGCTATATTTAAACTAGAGTCTTCAGCGAAACTTCTAATTGGTTTTTCCATAGGCTTTTAGAGCCTTATTGTTCAAATAGATAATCTCGACATACTGAGTTTTTTAGTGTTCTCTACGAGCTAGGTTTAATTTTGATGCATTCCCTACCTCTCGGTGTTTAGTAAAAAAGTTCTCTTTCCTGGCTTTTGTATATAGATATAGTTGTGTACTCTTgcatactgttttttttttcaattcgttTTGTCTTCCGATGTGATCACATGCAAAATCGCAGTTCCGACTTCTTTAAATCCTcttcctttttgaaatttcttcaacatCGTTGGCTGTATCTTCTGTCATCCTTTATTGCCGCTTATACATGATCatgcgaaccattggatgTAGTGGAGAAGCTTGGTTGTCTATTATCTGGTTTACAGATAAGAGACTAAGATCCTAAAGGATTCTTAGGGACAAACGAGAAAATAAACTAGTAGAAAAAGACCTGATAAAATGTAATCCTATTCATGCACTATTATATAATACTAAAGAATAATGAgaatccaaaaagaaaaagaaaaaaggccgGGGAATCTTCCGCATACTGTAGAGAGAGTTCCATGCATGCTTTCACAgaggacgcgtcgcgtcctcatgttacaaaattttttagaCTGACTACATGCCGTCTTTAAGCAAACATGAGATTACAAAAAGATGTGCCGAAATCCAAAGAAGACCAAGTATTGCGAAGAATAAAAAGCTTCTGCAGTGTATATTATGGACGGGAAATTATGCCATTTTATGTCAGTaagatatagttgggtcaaaatgacattaggcacggacagttgcacaagcggctgcgctcggagcggcgcggtggagcgcagcagtGGGAATCGGGGTGGGACAATGGCGAACTACAGAGGtcggtggcggtagcgaggatccttacacaatcttaaccgctatgctctaccccaccgcttcgagcgcagccgcttgcgcaattgtccgtgcctcatgtcgttttgacccaactatacttgGTTATGAATTCCCCATTACTCTTTACCACTGCCTCCCAACTTCCCAACAGATGGTACCGCCTCGCCGAAAGAAAGGGGTTCTCACAGAAGTTCTTgctgttttaaaggcatcaccccacgaatatgacgTAATGAGggtttccgatggtcaaagactatacgggatcgttgattgcagaaacgggtgggatcccgctcatctcttcataattgccgtaaaaaacggcccggaagatacgacttcgatcgttccggggcgctattttctacgacgagttctactggagcgcgccagccttgtgcatcttccgggccgtttttacggcagttaggaagagatggaaagAATCAGactctttcccacaatctacgacgaTGGTTAGGGCATAACCCACTCGAAACCCGTAcaaccacagattcgtggggtgatacctttaaagatTTTTGCAGTGTGTGACCTAACATTGCCGCGAAGCATGATGAAACAACGATAATTGCTAGCTCTTTTCTCTTGAATAACTAAGCCGACTCGATAGAAGAGAGCGAAATAGACGTGTCGATCAGCTGTCTGCTTTGTATCTCACAAAACATGTCCCATTGAAGCAGGCCCTCATCAAACGGGAAGTATAatcattttttggataaatATCCGGCTTCATGTTAGCCTTTGCCTTTCCTACTGATGCTTTTCAATATTCAGCACTTGTTTCAGCGATAGCATTCTCACAGTACATTGAACACGTTCCGGACTGCAGCAGCATGTTCTAGTCTCGACGGAATGTAAAATGCAGAACCTGTCGAAACCTAGCATCCCAATctttaaagttttctttgcTATTGAAAAGACATACAAAGCACAACACCTTCGCAGCATGCGTGTAAACCACGTAGAGTATTAGATACCGGAATACTTAGTGTCGTTTTTTGGATCCCCTTTTATAGCGATCTGGTTACCATGaaaagttagtgttttttaaagtttttttgtgatcactattagttaaaggcatcactccacgaattcttatacgggatagtaaattatggagaggggagtgattccgtccatttcttcctaactgccgtaaaaaacggcccggaggatgcggcgccgcacagggctagcgcgctccaatcgaactccttgtagaaaataatgcaccggaacgctcgaacgcatatcttacgggccgtttttttgcggcaattaggaagaaatggacggaatcacccttctctccataatctacgatcccgtaatactccgcctgaaatcggtaccactcagatccgtggggtgatgcctttaatatgcTGTTTATATTAAAATCATCAGGTTTATATTTCTCcttcgtatttttttaaaatttttacttaaGATCATGTTTCGGTCCAGTGCACAAATTCGCATGTGCCTACTGTACTACTTCAAAGTCAGGCTAATGGCTACAGAATTCGTCTATTGAATTAATATTGGATTCGGCGAGGGCACCATCACCATTCGGGATGTTCAGCGATGGTTCGAGGTGTTCCGAGAAGGCAACGAGAATGAAGATATGCCTTGGGAGACTGCAATCAAAAAGGAGGCCCTTGTTGAAGTGGTGGAGAGTGGACCGTACCAGACTTGTGCTGAAATGGCAGAACGCTTAGAATGTGATGAATTGCCGGTGCGCAAACGGTCTCAACTCGGCTACAGAAGAAGACACAAGAAAGATCAAGAGGTGCCTCACCTACTTACGCCTGCCAACAAAATGGCACGTTTCAACATCTGGTAAAAAAGACGCAGGAAAAATTGCCCAATTGGGTTGGGAAGTTTTAAGTCACCCATCATATAGTCGGTCCAACTGACTATCATCTTTTTTTGCCCATGTCTAACATTTTAGCAGCCAAGGAAAACCATTCCTCAAACGATGTCAAAGATTACCTGCCTTTCTTCTTTGACTCTGAAAACCCCGAACTGTGTGAGTGTGGGATTCTCTCGCTTGCTGGTAGATGGGAAAGTGTTATTGATTCAATTAGTGGATATATTATTTCCTGGTTAATGAATGCAAAAACTTTCTATTTGAAattcttcgtgaaaaaaaacgacactAAGTGTTCCGGTACCCAATGCTTTCGAATGACATACGAAAACAAACAAGTGGAAGAGgagaacatttgaagaacaccCACAAAGCCCCAATACTTCACTCAATATATTTTGCACGGCATGATTGGATAAATCTTGATGAGATCTCCGGGTCGTCCAAACCTTCTAACAGAAAGGAACAATCAATTAAGCAGCCTTAAATTTCATTGAGGATGAAAGGATTATTTGCAGAGAGAAGTTGCTCAATGTTTCAGCCATGATGGCTTAGAGACTCTTAAAAGAATGTAAAATGACAAAGAAAGATAATTGTTCTTTGGCACATTTCCATTCTCATCAATGGGATTCCATACATCATGAATCGGACAAACAAGCCTTCTCAGAGCATGGGAAAGAACACTTGCCTTTGCTGACACAATACAATACCCCGGCTACAAAAAGTGTTAGCTTATCATTTACTGTCTCAATCGCAGAAACAACTACTTAACATTCATGCAAGGTATCAGGTCTGGACTTCGTCACCacttttttacgtttttcttctcgtggtttttccaatttctttcaGGAGTTTGATTTTGTCCTTCCATAGCCAGTaggttcttgttttttgtcttttttcttagaacaATAAAACTTAAATGAAGACAAATAGATGAAGTAAGAACATAAAACCAATGAAGACTGAGTATCTGTCAAAGATTAAGACATGTCGTTTGCAATAATGTTGCAATGTTTTTGGTACTGTCAAAAAAGCACCATATTCCGAACAAAATTAAAACTCTAATTTTTCTGTTGGAAAGTCGTGCTGAAAATTCGGATCTatagaatttttaataaaaaaaaaagaatgctcTTGCAACGCACCTGAATAACGactactcagaaaaaaaaaataagtaatgatATCAAACACCGAT is a window encoding:
- a CDS encoding hypothetical protein (NECATOR_CHRX.G25114.T1) — its product is MGFEQQSDVLGKWYHADERTSDNGDRLVDLCEQTSLIIASTLKRNHRRHQLTWQGSTLLMPEEQRKRKMRTLKLQLDYVLARNILQSDIRKSRAVWDVAFDSDHRPVLLSFKIRFQKRNRGVPLQPKIDMAGVKRVDLCHVSFTKCIQDAARETLPVLLPRKKFVFTSAETKSTYSSVCVGKEKRLRRKLRRQLQQDRDNEWTSRAMQFEKAWEDRNPRKAYALLKQYSGKMKRCSPVPSTANGIAVGEAILRIWKEHFKTLLNRLVPSAPELEHVHRPTYAVNEKPPTESEVLVCIQKMKNGKSGGDDGISAEMLKYLSPSGIREMTKIIRSIWIDERIPDSWRHAIIIPLHKKLSVTDPRNYRGISLLRVMYKESDRNLAAVFEANATSVSRLSPAFDSPHRGRLLNALRADGVPGKFVRLPDDMNQRTTAAVRTPAGCTTPFEVVTGVRRGAVAGPFLFKFAIDDIMRRTVDQCPADIVLAPSGCPLTDLEYAKDVAVFAENSAKLQHVVNLYRSWLQPMDYAYALINASRCGSLRDLQRESGWTDNR
- a CDS encoding hypothetical protein (NECATOR_CHRX.G25114.T2), producing the protein MEPLATTIRFVTLNCRTLSSELQQAALSRLLRYLCVPFATLQETRMRDRPVISIENYTIYCGGADENKVGGCAIAVRNDYKNLVEEFGSTSSRCAFLRLRDRRGSKVCIVSAHAPTETAEDNTSRFIIGIDANAKMGFEQQSDVLGKWYHADERTSDNGDRLVDLCEQTSLIIASTLKRNHRRHQLTWQGSTLLMPEEQRKRKMRTLKLQLDYVLARNILQSDIRKSRAVWDVAFDSDHRPVLLSFKIRFQKRNRGVPLQPKIDMAGVKRVDLCHVSFTKCIQDAARETLPVLLPRKKFVFTSAETKSTYSSVCVGKEKRLRRKLRRQLQQDRDNEWTSRAMQFEKAWEDRNPRKAYALLKQYSGKMKRCSPVPSTANGIAVGEAILRIWKEHFKTLLNRLVPSAPELEHVHRPTYAVNEKPPTESEVLVCIQKMKNGKSGGDDGISAEMLKYLSPSGIREMTKIIRSIWIDERIPDSWRHAIIIPLHKKLSVTDPRNYRGISLLRVMYKESDRNLAAVFEANATSVSRLSPAFDSPHRGRLLNALRADGVPGKFVRLPDDMNQRTTAAVRTPAGCTTPFEVVTGVRRGAVAGPFLFKFAIDDIMRRTVDQCPADIVLAPSGCPLTDLEYAKDVAVFAENTYGLRLRPDKCKQMWISSRPPTGIRVDGQPIELVDEFCYLGCTLKNNGSYERDVKQRCAKATSAFNSLTKCLWSTPITNEVKLRVYLSAIRPIMMYGSETWATPSTVMEKLYCTGRKLLRRLLGYF
- a CDS encoding hypothetical protein (NECATOR_CHRX.G25116.T1), with amino-acid sequence MPWETAIKKEALVEVVESGPYQTCAEMAERLECDELPVRKRSQLGYRRRHKKDQEVPHLLTPANKMARFNIW